Proteins encoded by one window of Vigna radiata var. radiata cultivar VC1973A chromosome 5, Vradiata_ver6, whole genome shotgun sequence:
- the LOC106761988 gene encoding protein CLEC16A homolog isoform X6: MWFSFWRSRDRFTLDHLRYLTDQLTKVQIVNDVNKDFVIEALRSIAELITYGDQHDPSFFDFFMEKQVVGEFVRILKLSKSISIPLQLLQTVSIMIQNLRSEHAIYYMFSNEHMNYLITYSFDFRNEELLSYYISFLRAISGKLNKSTISLLVKTQDEEVVSFPLYVEAIRFAFHEENMVRTAVRTVTLNVYHVGDECVNRYITSAPRTEYFSNLVSFFRNQCMDLNRLVSEALKNQGSDSTSAIISAVDEIEDNLYYFSDVISAGIPDVGRLITDSILMLLVFPLLLPSLRTLDSNDMQSGVVTSLYLLCCILRIVKIKDLANTIVAALFYPFETFTKFSGGKVNGYTSDSGFTSVSQEPDENSAKCKAEHLTVEVPNSTSSSDLYPESVMSENNRSSSNLTLREVLLAYVTKGDDVQVLGSLSVLATLLQTKELDESMLDKLGILPQRKQHKKQLLQALVGEASGEEQLFSSENSWMRDSIGCELSTYLEKIKELYGLSFLCSDLVTSPRVPRFQVLDALVSLFCRSNISAETLWDGGWLLRQLLPYSEAEFNSQHLELLQVRTYEVSYKNSATALVKEVRGFWPDLLITVLCNEWKKCKRAMESSYPPKEPKCVLFPSPILSSEDDIPDSSSFAAGERLHELAKVFVVLHQLQIFTLGRPLPEKPLIYPPGDLPANSRAQTSGLDLSGPKPGTEVNLAQD, translated from the exons ATGTGGTTTTCCTTCTGGAGATCCAGAGATCGTTTTACCTTGGATCATCTCAG GTACTTAACTGATCAACTGACAAAAGTTCAAATAGTTAACGACGTTAATAAG GATTTTGTTATCGAGGCACTGAGATCTATTGCAGAGTTGATCACATATGGCGACCAACATGACCCAAGTTTTTTTGA TTTCTTCATGGAAAAGCAAGTTGTGGGAGAGTTTGTACGTATACTTAAACTCAGCAAAAGTATTAGTATTCCACTTCAGTTACTACAAACAGTGAGTATTATGATCCAGAACCTAAGAAGTGAACATGCTATAT ATTATATGTTTAGTAATGAACATATGAATTACCtaattacatattcatttgATTTTCGGAACGAAGAGCTACTGTCATACTACATATCCTTTTTAAG AGCAATAAGTGGAAAATTGAACAAGAGTACAATTTCTCTGCTCGTGAAGACTCAGGAT GAGGAAGTAGTTTCATTTCCACTGTATGTTGAGGCAATTCGCTTTGCCTTTCATGAGGAGAACATGGTTCGCACTGCTGTACGTACTGTGACCCTTAATGTTTATCATG TTGGGGATGAATGTGTTAATAGATATATAACGAGTGCACCTCGCACAGAATACTTCTCAAACCTGGTTTCGTTTTTTAGGAATCAGTGTATGGATTTAAATAGACTGGTGTCTGAGGCACTCAA AAATCAAGGCTCAGATTCAACCTCTGCAATAATTTCTGCTGTAGATGAAATTGAGGATAACCTGTATTACTTTAGTGATGTTATCTCTGCTGGGATTCCTGATGTTGGGAGGTTAATAACAGACAGCATTTTGATGCTTCTGGTTTTTCCATTACTTCTTCCTTCCCTGAGAACACTGGACTCTAAT GACATGCAAAGTGGTGTTGTCACTTCTCTCTACTTACTTTGTTGCATCTTAAGGATAGTCAAGATCAAAGATTTGGCAAATACCATAGTCGCTGCTCTTTTTTATCCCTTTGAGACCTTTACAAAATTTTCTGGGGGAAAAGTCAATGGCTATACATCTGATAGTGGTTTTACATCCGTAAGCCAAGAACCAGATGAGAATAGTGCAAAGTGCAAAGCAGAACACTTGACAGTGGAAGTGCCAAATTCTACTAGCTCTTCAGACTTATACCCTGAGAGTGTTATGTCAGAAAATAATCGTAGCAGTTCAAATTTGACATTGAG GGAGGTTTTGCTTGCATATGTTACCAAAGGGGATGATGTACAAGTTTTGGGTTCTCTGAGTGTGCTTGCTACTTTACTGCAAACTAAAG AACTTGATGAATCTATGCTAGACAAGCTTGGAATTCTTCCACAACGAAAACAGCACAAGAAGCAGTTATTG CAAGCTTTGGTTGGTGAGGCTTCAGGTGAAGAGCAGCTTTTTTCCTCTGAAAATAGCTGGATGAGGGATAGCATTGGCTGCGAGCTCAGTACCTATCTTGAAAAGATTAAG GAGCTGTATGGGTTATCTTTTCTCTGCTCTGATCTTGTCACAAGCCCTCGCGTGCCTAGATTTCAG GTGCTTGATGCGTTAGTTAGCCTCTTTTGTCGTTCTAATATTTCCGCAGAGACATTGTGGGATGGTGGTTGGCTTTTACGCCAGTTACTTCCTTACAGTGAAGCAGAATTCAATAGTCAACACCTGGAATTGCTGCAAGTAAGAACATACGAG GTTTCGTACAAGAATTCTGCTACTGCTCTTGTAAAGGAGGTTAGAGGCTTCTGGCCCGATCTTCTTATCACTGTTCTTTGCAATGAATGGAAAAAATGCAAAAGAG CGATGGAGTCATCTTACCCTCCAAAAGAACCAAAATGTGTACTTTTTCCTTCTCCAATATTATCTTCAGAAG ACGATATACCTGACAGCTCATCATTTGCTGCTGGAGAAAGACTGCATGAATTGGCAAAG GTATTTGTAGTTCTGCACCAACTTCAAATATTCACTCTAGGTAGACCTTTGCCTGAGAAACCTCTTATTTATCCTCCTGGTGATCTCCCAGCGAATTCTCGTGCTCAGACATCTGGACTTGATTTGTCAGGCCCTAAACCAGGAACTGAAGTCAACCTTG
- the LOC106761631 gene encoding uncharacterized protein LOC106761631 — protein MWHMIVLDEEQKELGRRQAPGSCPYCDGKVEAMDVEIQWKFCFLPMCFKIKRKFFCTSCARRLELFF, from the coding sequence ATGTGGCACATGATCGTGTTGGACGAGGAACAGAAAGAACTGGGTCGGCGACAAGCCCCAGGATCATGCCCTTACTGTGATGGCAAGGTCGAAGCCATGGATGTTGAGATCCAGTGGAAATTTTGCTTCTTGCCCATGTGCTTCAAGATCAAGAGGAAGTTCTTCTGCACTTCATGTGCCAGACGTTTAGAATTGTTCTTTTAA